The DNA segment ATGCCGTTGGTTTCGCTGAAATAAAGCGTGTCGCCGCCGTTGATGTCAACCGTGTCCAGGGCGGCGCCGGAAAACCTTTTCCCGAGATCAACAATCCAGTCTTGCCGGGTTACCGGCTCCCTGGCTGCCGCAAAGCTGCCCGTCCCGGTCGTGTCAATCCAGACCGTATAATTATTTGCGGCAACATTGAACACAACCCGCGTGGCCCGTTCGTGGTTCATGGCCATGTTCCGGATATAGGCCAGGTGCGATCGGATCTCATTGGCGGCGATACGGTCGTTCCAGGAATCAGCGCCGCCGAATTTAATGATTGCCGCCA comes from the Kiritimatiellia bacterium genome and includes:
- a CDS encoding type II secretion system protein, whose translation is MKKHSASRLLHPACIRQPPEAIADRPAFSSAFSLIELIAVIAIVGVLMMAAIIKFGGADSWNDRIAANEIRSHLAYIRNMAMNHERATRVVFNVAANNYTVWIDTTGTGSFAAAREPVTRQDWIVDLGKRFSGAALDTVDINGGDTLYFSETNGMPFDSGLAPLTADGVITLHSGLMVTVAPVTGYADVIE